ACGGTGCCGCGGACGGTGGTCAGCTGCTGGCGCAGCGGGGTGGCCTCGACCAGCGCCAGGCGGTCGGCGAGGGCGTTGGCGTCCAGGACGGCGATGTCGAGGTCGCGTTCCATGTCGACGATGGTCTGCGCCATGTCGGCCTGGGCGGCCACGGCCCTCGCGTGTGCCTCCTCGCGCCGGCGACGTGCCGTCCGGGACCGTGCGGCCAGCGCGGCCCCTCCACCGGCGAGGACGGTCGCCCCCACCCCGCCGGCGAACCAGCCGGTGCCCCCGCCGTCGGGCCCGTCCGCGTCGGCCGTGGCCGACCCCGCGACCTCGGCCTGGATGGCCGCCATGCGGTCCAGCCCGGCGACCAGCCCGCCAGCCAGGTCACCCTCGGCGAACCGCGGGTTCATGACGTCGATGTCGACGTCGGTCTCGTTCACGTCCAGCTCCGGGAGCTCCCCGCCCTCGTACACGGCGGTCTCGCGATCCTCCACCGCCACCAGCACCGCCAGGACGTTGCCGCCCCACTCACCGCTCCCGTCGGTCAGGCCCTGACATCCCTCGACGATCGACACGAGGACGTCCTCGGCGTCGTTGCCGGACAGGGTCTCGGTCACCACGACGAGCGGCCTGACACCCACGGCTGCCAGGCGCTCGGCGGCCTCCCGCACCTCGTCCTCCTCGGGCGCGGTCAGCAGGTCCTCGCCGTCCTGCACCACACCGCCGCAGGCGGAGGCGGCCAGGGCGACGGGGGCGGACGCCAGCACCAGCGTGCCGACGAGCAGGAGGAGGGCGGCGAGACGGGTCATCGCGCGGAAGCGTAGTCCGCCCGTGTCGGGCCAGCGGGCACGAGATCAGCCCGGCAGGACGGCTCCGACGGTGTCGGCGTTGGCACCGGCCCAGTCCCCGACGGCCGACCGGCCCGCCCATTCCCTCAGGTCGATGACCTCCATCGGCTGTGCGGCATCGGGGTCCTGTCCGGACGCGGCCGGATCGGTCAACGAGAAGGCGCCGAGCCGCCGAACGGACATGTACGCCGCCGACGACGGGGCCGACTCGTCGTCAGGACGAGGGCCCTCGACCAGCGCCTGATAGGCCGCTTCGTTCCTGACGGCGTCCCTTGGCACCCAACGGTCCATCCAGGCCACTGTGTAGTAGGCCGCGAGGGCCTCGCCTTAGCGGGTAGCCGGTCCGTGGTAGGCCACCTGTGACCACTCGAGGTGCGTGCCCGCACGAATGACGAGGGTGTAGGTGTCGATGCCTGCGGCCGTCCATGCATCGTGCGCGACCAGCTTCTCGTGGGGATCGGGGGCAGTTGGCGACGGTGTCGGCGACAGGAAGTAGCCATCGGCTGCCTGGTTCATGCCGGGCACGACCGGTACGTAGTCCGTGGTCCCCAGCTGGTCCCAGCCGACGACGGCGCGGATCGGATAGGACTCGCCGTGGCAGTCGGGCACGTCGAGGTAGCGGGTGGACTCGTCGGAGCACTGCTGCACCACGGTGACCGCCGAGGCCCCGAGCGAGTGACCGGCGATGCCGATGTTCTCCCCGTCCAGGACGGCCCATGCCGGGTTGACCCAGTCCATGCGCTCGCCGTCGGAACGAGCTTCCTGGGACGCGACGTCGTCGGCGGTCCACGTGGCGGGCACGTAGGGGTGCTCCGGAGTGGACAGGAAGAACCGCATCGCATCGATCGTGCCCTGCACGAAGTTGAACGACTGCTGGAAGGGCACGCCCTCGGCGGTCGGCAGTGCACTGCCGGGGGCGTGGCCGAACGTCTCGGACTGCCCCTGCCCCTGCACGTCGTAGGTCATGACCACGTATCCAGCAGCGCTCAGCGCTCGCGCGGCCCACCAGTACATCTGGTTCGACCCCTGGATCGACCCGGTCGTGATCACCACGCCCGGGCGAGGCCCCGGCAGCTCGCTGCCCCAGATGTGCCCGTACAGCTTGGCCCCCGTCTGGCTGACGAACGCGATCTCGCGGGGGGTGACGTCGAAGTAGTCCTCCGCGTTCCCCACACCCCACGTGGACATGTACTGGGATGCCCCCACGTAGGCACGGCCGTACCGCGCGTCCGCGAGCTGATGACCCTGTGCCCGTGCGAGTGAGTCGGCCGAGGCGGAGACGAACGCCTCGCTGTAGGCCGGTGTGGTCAGCTGGTAGAGCTGCATGCCGCGGCCACGTGTCAGGTTGTCGCCTTCGTGCGACCGGTACTCCGGATCGGTGTAGTCGTCAGCGGCGGCCGCTGGAGCGGCCATCACCACCGCGAGGACGAGGCAGAGGAACAGGCGGATCGATGGACGTCGCACGACTTCGGCTCCTTGATGACGAGGACCGGTCGGCTCCGAGGACCGGTACTCGCGTCCTTCGCCGCGCCTGCACCGAACACCTCCCCGCCCCCGGAAGGACGAGACGACGTCTCAGGAAGGGGTCAGGCAGGCAGCGTGAGCAGTGCCCGGTGGAGATCACGGGCGAGCTCGAGGTCCGGCTCGTGGCTGTGCAGCAGGTCGGCGAAGATCATCGACTCGCCGATGCGGACGAACATGTAGGCCAACCGATCGGTGTCGCGGGGCAGCTCGAAGCCACCGTCCCGGGCGGTCGCGTCCATCAGGGCCGCCCACGAGGCGACCGACGCCGCATGCACGCCACCGACCTCGGTGAACAGGACCCGGAAGGCCGTCTCCGGATCGTTGCTGACCAGCTGGCGCAGCGGCCTGAACGCCACGACGTCGCTGTTCATGCGGTACGCCGCCTGCACGATGCGTTCCACCGACGGGGGGTGCTCGGCCGACGCGGCCTCGACCGCCTGCGACTGGGTCACGGCCGCCAGGTCGGCCACGATCCGCCCGAGCAGGCGATCCCGGCTGCCGACGACCCGGTAGAGGGTGGCCCGGCCGACGATCAGCTCCTCGGCCAGCGCCTTCATGTCCACGTCGCCGCTGGCCATGAACTGGCGACGTGCGGCGATGTAGGCGTCGGAGTACGAGATGACCCTGCTCATCAGCACCGTGTCTACCACCCGATGAGGGCACACGGGCAAGGCCGGTTAGCCTTCCCCGGCGATGACGTCGCCGCTCGCCCGCCCCGCAGCAGGCCCCACCGCCTCCTCGGCGGCGGGTGTCGGCGTCGCGGCGCACTCCCCGGCGACCGCGGAGGCCGGCATGGCGCTGCTGGACGCCGGCGGGACCGCGGCCGACGCCGCGGTGGGCATGACGCTGGCTGCCTGCGTGGTCGAACCGTTCGTCGTCTCGTTGTTGTCGGGGCTGCACGGCATCCATGTCGACACCGACGGGACGACCCGGGCCGTTGACGGGTTCGTCGACGTGCCCGCCGTCCCGTCCGGCGGGCGTCGGGCGGAGACCACGATCGACTTCGGCGGCGCTCGCGTGCCCTACACCATCGGTGGCGCGACCTTCGGCACGCCGGGCCTGGTCGCCGGGTGCTGGCACCTCCATCGACGCTTCGGCCGCCTGCCGTGGGCCGAGGTGGTGGCGCCGGCCATCGGCTGGGCCGAGCGAGGGTTCGTGCTGTCCGAGCAGGACGAGTCGTTGCTGCACATGCTCGAGCCCGTCATGACGATCGGGGTGGGTCGCGAGGTCTTCTGCGTCGGGGACCGCATGCGGGTGGCGGGCGAGCGGGTACGCATCCCCGACCTCGCCGACGCGCTGCGGCAGATCGCCGAGGAGGGTGGGCCGACGCTCTACGAGGGTCCCATGTCACGCGAGCTGGCCACCTTCGCCGCGGAGGCGGGTGCGCTCGTGACCGCCGAGGACCTGGCGGCCTGCACCGCGGTGGAGCACACGCCACCGACGGTGCGGCTCGGCGGCTGGCAGGTGCGCAGCCGTCGGGGCCTGTCACCCCTCACTGACTGGGTCGCCCGGCTGGACGCCAGCGACGGCCCCCACGCCGCACGGCTGGCCCTGGCCCAGTCGGCGACCCCACCGAAGGCGCTGGGCACGACGTCCCTTGCCGCGACCGACGCCGAGGGCCGCGCCTGCGCGATCACCGCAAGCCTCGGCCTGGGCACCGGCGACTGGTTCCGTGGCAGCCAGCTGAACTCGATGCTCGGCGAGGTCGACCTGCTGGTCGGCGGGCTGCGGCCCCGGACCCGGATGGGCAGCATGATGGCGCCGACCGCGATCGTCTCGCCGACGGGAGCGGCGACGGTCCTCGGGGCGGCCGGCGGCTCCCGCATCCCCAGCGCCATGCTCAGGACGATCGACGGGATCGTGCTCGGCGAGCTCGACGCGACCACGGCCGTCGACCTGCCCCGTCTGCATCGTCTGGGAGATGTTGTCCACGTCGAACCGCACCTGCGGGAGGAGGACGAAGCCGCCCTGGTCGCCGCGGGGTTCACCGTGCAGCGCTGGACGTCGCGCCACCACTTCTTCGGTGGGGTCAGCGTCGCCGGCGCTGCCGGCACGCAGGGCGACCCACGGCGGGGCGGCGTCGGGCTGGCCCATCGGTGAACCCCGGTTGGCCGCTCACCCGATGCGGTCGGTGACCCGGTCCATCAGGGTCTCCGCCCTGGCGATCGGCGGTTCGAGCAGGGCCAGCCGCTCGGCGGTGTTCACCCGTTCGAGGGACCACAGGACGTCCTGGTAGATCCCGGTTGCCTCCGTCAGGATGGCATCCAGCTCCGGGTCGTCGGCGATCGTGACGTGCTCCTCGGTCCGGAGGATCCGGTCGGCCAGGGTCTGGAGGCGGGAGCGGAGCTGGGCCTGCTCGGCGGCGAAGGACCGCTGGGCTCCCGCCCGCTGGCGACGACGGTCCAGCAGCTGGCCGATGACGACGACGAGACCGACCAGGGTGGCCGCGACTGCGACCCAGACCCAGATCGGTGTCGCACGATGGGTCAAGGCGTCCATGAGCGCCCGGCTGGCAACGGCCGCATCGCTGTCGAGGGCGGCCCGACCAGCCCGGTCGAAGGCTGCGTCGACGTCCTCGGAGGTGTGTAGGGTGCTGGCCACCGCCACGTCGTCGGGGGTGAACAACACCACCGTGTCGGCGGCGACGACCCGGAGGAGGTCGTTCGCCCGGTCCTCCGGGGTGGGGGACAACCCGGCGGCGAAGACGGCGATCACCAGGCGCTCCTCGTCGGCGAAGTCGGCCACCACTCCCCTGAGCGCACCGGGGTCCTGCCCGGTGCCCGACGCCACGTACACCCCGTCGTTCAGGTTCTCCACGGCGTCGCCGATGGTGGAGGCAAGGGCCGTGCCCCCGTACCCGAACACCCCGCCCAGCACGAACAGTCCGTGCAGGAGGACGAGCCCACCCAGGACGACGACGGGCTGGGGAACACGATGCACACGGGCACGGCGGATCATCAGTCCGACATCCTGCCAGACCGCCCGGTCCGGCCCTCGACGGGGAGTTGTATCGTCGGAGGAACACGGCGAGGGGAGAGCCAAGATGGTAAGAATCAGAACGATCCATAGAGTGGCGTCATGAGCAACACGACCACCGAGACGCGCTGGCTGACCGCGGAGGAACAGGCGTCGTGGCGCGCGTTCGTCACCGCGATCACGATGTTGTCCCGCCAGCTCAACGCCGAGATGCTCAGCGCCCACGACCTCTCGATGGATGACTACGCCATCCTGGCGATGCTGTCCGAGGCCCCCGAGGGGCGGCTGCGCTTCGGGGAGCTCGCCGACGTGCTGCGCGTCGCCAAGGCCCACATCACCTACCGCTTCCGTCGCCTCGAGGAGCGCGGACTCGTCGAACGGCAGGCATGCGCAACCGACGCACGCGGCGCCTACGCGGCGCTGACCGCCGACGGCCGAGCCCGGATCGAGGTGGCCGCACCGACCCACGTCGAGTCCGTCCGACGCCACCTGCTGGACCACCTGACCCCCGAGCAGCTGCACGTGGTGGGCGAGGCCATGACGGCCGTGGTCGAGGCCGAGTGCGCCGAGACCCCCCACCGCCACTGAGCCCGACGGCCGCGTCCGGCCGCGCCGTCCATGGTCCGAGGCATCGCTCACGAGGCCCGACGACAAGGGCCTTCACACCTCGCACTTTTCACACTACGATCCGTAACGTATCCGGTGCCTGCCTCGTTGGGTGGGATGTCACCCCGGAACCCCGATCGTCCAGCGAGGCCCAACGATGTCGACCGCACTCCTGCGTCCCTACATGCGTGGCGCGGTGCACACCGTCCCGCGTACGGGCGAGTGGCCCCGTTCCTTCGTCGTCACCCTGACCGATGACCACGGCCAGCGCTGGCGGGCCGAGTACACGCTGCACACCGAGGGCAGCGCGCTGTTCACGTTGGAGTCCACACGTGACAACGCGATGGTCGACCCGCCGGTGGTCGGCTGGGTCAGCTGGAGCGACGGAGAGGTCGTCTGTGCCTTCCGCGACGCGGCCAGCGGTACGCACGGCGGCGGGTACCTGCCGGGCTGCGCCCCCGTGGAGGACGGTCCGTTCCAGACGGCGAGCTTCGACGTCGGTCGGTGGATCGCGCTGGCCCAGGAGCTGCTGCGCACCATCGAGGACAGCCGGCCCAGCTGACGTCGGGCCCGGCGGTCAGCCGGACGCCCGGCCCCGACCGACCGACCCGGACCCGAGCCCGCGAGTACCGGGACCGGCAGACTGGCCGGGATGAATCCCCTCCTCAGGTTGTGGCAGCACGCCACCGGTCACCGTCGCAGGATCGTCTTCGCCGCCCTCACCAGCGTCCTCAACAAGCTGATGGACCTGGCCCCGCCGCTGCTCATCGGGGCGGCCGTGGACGTCGTGGTCCGCCAGGACGACTCGTTCCTGGCCGACGCCGGCATCGCCACGGTCCGCGGGCAGGTGGTCGCGCTCGCCGTGCTCAGCGCCGTCGTCTGGATCCTCGAGAGCATCTTCGAGTACCTCTACGCCGTGGCCTGGCGGACGCTGGCCCAGCGGGTGCAGCACGACCTGCGCGTCGAGGCGTTCGCCCACGTGATGTCGCTGGACCAGTCGGTGTTCGCCGACGCGTCCACGGGATCGCTCATGGCGATCCTCAACGACGACATCAACCAGCTGGAGCGGTTCCTCGATCGGGGCGCCAACGAAATCCTTCAGGTCGCGGTGACCGTCATCGTGATCGGGGGCGGGTTCTTCGTCGTGGCACCCGACATGGCGTGGTGGGCCGTCGCCCCCATCCCGCTCATCCTGATCGGCTCGATGCGCTTCCAGCGCCTGCTCGAGCCGCGCTACGCCCGCGTGCGCGAACGGGTCGGCGACCTCAACGCGACCCTGGCCGGTGCCCTCGGCGGAGTGGCCACCATCAAGGCGTTCACCGCCGAACCCCGGGAGATCGCCCGGGTGGAGGAGGAGTCGCAGGCCTACGTGGACGCCAACGACGCGGCGATCCGCCCCTCCTCGGCGTTCATCCCCCTCATCCGCATGGCGATCCTCTTCTCCTTCACCGCCATCCTGGTGCTGGGCGGGTTCAAGGCGATCGACGGGACGCTGGAGGTGGGCGTCTACTCCGTCATGGTGTTCGTCACCCAGCGGTTGTTGTGGCCGCTGACCGGGCTGGGCGAGGTCTTCGACCAGTACCAGCGGGCCATGGCGTCGACCCGTCGGGTGCTGGACCTGCTGTACAGCAGCCACGAGATCGTCGACGGGCCGCGCCAGCTGGACCGTCCCGTCCGCGGCGAGGTGGCGCTGCGCGACGTGCGGTTCGCCTACCCCGACGGCGGGGTCGTGCTCGACGGGGTGGACCTGACGGTCCCGGCCGGGGAGATGCACGCGATCGTCGGCTCGACCGGTGCGGGCAAGTCCACGATCGCGCGGCTGCTCCTGCGGCTGTACGACGTGACCGGTGGCGCGGTGGCGGTCGACGGCGTCGACGTCCGCGAGCTGCGCGTGAAGGACCTTCGCGAGCAGTTCGGGCTGGTCAGCCAGGACGTCTTCCTGTTCCACGGGACCGTGGCCGACAACATCGCCTACGGCGCCCCCGGGGCCAGCCACGAGGAGATCGTGCGGGCGGCCCAGCTGGCGGAGGCCGACGAGTTCGTCACCGCCCTGCCGCAGCAGTACGAGACCGTGGTGGGCGAGCGCGGGCAGAAGCTGTCCGGCGGCCAGCGCCAGCGCATCGCCATCGCCCGGGCCATCCTGAGCGACCCGCCCGTGCTGCTGCTCGACGAGGCCACGTCGGCGGTCGACAACGAGACCGAAGCCGCCATCCAGCGGTCACTCGCCCACGTGTCGAAGGGTCGGACGACCATCGTCATCGCCCACCGCCTGTCCACGATCGTGGCAGCCGACCGCATCCACGTCCTGGACCGCGGCCGCGTGGCCGAGTCCGGCACCCACGACGAGCTGGTCGCCGCCGGTGGCCGCTACGCCAAGCTGTGGGCGGTCCAGACCGGACAGCCGGCGGTGGACCTCGCCAGCTGACCCGTGTCGGGTGACGGGCCGCCCGCCGTGATCACCCGACAACCGTGGCAATCAGCGGCAGATGGCGGCGACCGCGTCGCGCACCGAGGACGAGACGACGTCGGTACCGCCGACGAACTCCACCGGGGGCTGCTGGCGGGCGTCGCACATCGCGGTGGCCGTCTCCTCGGGCAGGCGGTCCTGCTCGACGAGCAGCAACGGCTGGTTCGTCGCCGCCGACAGGCCCGCGGCCGCGAGGCCGTAGGCCCAGCCGAGCTCTTGGTCGCCGGCCGTCACCAGGTACCCGGCGGGGTCGTCCCACCGTCGCTCGGCGATCATCGCCGCGGTCTCGTACCGGTTGGCGCCGGCATGCCGCAGGTGCGGGCCGAGGGCGCCGGCCACGTCGGCCGACACGGCCGCCTCGCCGCCCATGACGATCGGGATGGCGTTGCCGCGTTCGGCCAGCCACGCCTCGACCGCCGGGTGCAGGTCATCGGTCGGTGTCAGCAGGATCGGCTGCGCCGTCCGTGCGGCCCAGCCACCGGCGGTGACGGAGTCCGCCCATGCCGCCGTCGGGTTGTCGGCCGGACCGTCGGCACGGGCGATACCGACCTGGCGCGGTTCGGCATGGCGGCGCTCGACCTCCTCGGCGATGGCGACGGACGTCTCGACCCGGCTGGGTCCGGCGAGTCGCCTGACGAGGTAGCCCATGTCGGCGAGCTCCTCGGCGACGGCTGCGGACAGGGCCGCTTCGCCACCCAGCACCATGACCTCGCCCTCGGGCGGCAGAACCCGACGGATCTCCTCGGCGGTCGCGTCGTCCAGACGAGCCGGGTCGGTGAACAGGAGCGGGGCGTCGCCGGTCAGCGCCGAGCCGGTGAGCGAGTCGGCGAACGCATCGTCACGGGACAGCACGACGGCCGCGGCGCTGCGTCGGTCGACGCCGCGTGTGTCGTTGGCATCGCGGTAGAGCCGCTGCGACAGCTGGATGGCGAGCGCCGCCGGGGTGATGGCCTCCTCGCCCCCGGTCTGGGCGTCGAAGGTGCTGAACGTCGCCGAGGCGATCAGGTCGTCCGGGGTCGGGTCGACCACGTCTGCCACGACGGCCGTGCCGTCCACCGTGTGGGTGCCGGCGGAGGCCGAGGACAGCGCCACCTCCATCTCGTGGGACTCACCCGCGGCCAGGCGGATGGCCTCGCACGACAGGCGGGCGTCGACCACACGACAGTCCTCGGGTGCCTCGACCAGGTCGAGGTCACCGATCTCGAGGGCGAGGAGGACCGGGGCCTCCGCGGGGCCGTCGTTGTGCACCCGGGTGGTGACGACCACGGGCTGGTCGACCGCGGTCTCCCGGGGGGACGCGGCCATGTTGATCGAGACGTCGGCCTGCTCGGGTTCGGGCTCGATGGGCAGCCCACCGCCACCGCCGCCACCGCCGCCGCCACCACCGCCGGGGTCGCCGCCGCCACCGCCCGGGGCGGGGTCGGTCACGGCGATGCGTGCCACGGCCCGACCATCGAGCCCCGTGGCGTCGGAGGTGACGCGCACGGCGACCTCGTGGATGCCGACGGCGAAGCCGGTGGTGTCGAGGGTGGTCTCGGGGCCGGTCGCGTCGTCGAACGCGCCGTCCTCGTCGAGGTCCCAGGCGAAGGCCAGCGTCCCGCCGTGCGGATCGATGGACGTGGAGGCGTCGAGCGGGACCTGCTGGCCGACCTCGTAGGGGCCCTCGGGGTCGTCGATGACGGCCGTCGGCGGCGTCCGGACGCTGAGCACCCGTGTTGCCGTGTCCTGCAGGCCGCTCGCGCCCGACGTCACCCGGACGGTGATGTCGTGGTCGCCGGCCCCCAGGGTGCTGGTGTCGACCGGGTTGATCGCCGTCGTCCCCTCGTCGGTGTCGAAGGCGCCGTCGTCGTCGACGTCCCACGCGAATGCGAGCGGGCCGCCCTCCGGGTCGGTCGAGGCCGAGGCGTCCATGTCGACGACGGTGCCGACCGCGACCGCCGGGCCGGGGTCGGC
Above is a window of Euzebya rosea DNA encoding:
- a CDS encoding gamma-glutamyltransferase — protein: MTSPLARPAAGPTASSAAGVGVAAHSPATAEAGMALLDAGGTAADAAVGMTLAACVVEPFVVSLLSGLHGIHVDTDGTTRAVDGFVDVPAVPSGGRRAETTIDFGGARVPYTIGGATFGTPGLVAGCWHLHRRFGRLPWAEVVAPAIGWAERGFVLSEQDESLLHMLEPVMTIGVGREVFCVGDRMRVAGERVRIPDLADALRQIAEEGGPTLYEGPMSRELATFAAEAGALVTAEDLAACTAVEHTPPTVRLGGWQVRSRRGLSPLTDWVARLDASDGPHAARLALAQSATPPKALGTTSLAATDAEGRACAITASLGLGTGDWFRGSQLNSMLGEVDLLVGGLRPRTRMGSMMAPTAIVSPTGAATVLGAAGGSRIPSAMLRTIDGIVLGELDATTAVDLPRLHRLGDVVHVEPHLREEDEAALVAAGFTVQRWTSRHHFFGGVSVAGAAGTQGDPRRGGVGLAHR
- a CDS encoding DUF6676 family protein encodes the protein MIRRARVHRVPQPVVVLGGLVLLHGLFVLGGVFGYGGTALASTIGDAVENLNDGVYVASGTGQDPGALRGVVADFADEERLVIAVFAAGLSPTPEDRANDLLRVVAADTVVLFTPDDVAVASTLHTSEDVDAAFDRAGRAALDSDAAVASRALMDALTHRATPIWVWVAVAATLVGLVVVIGQLLDRRRQRAGAQRSFAAEQAQLRSRLQTLADRILRTEEHVTIADDPELDAILTEATGIYQDVLWSLERVNTAERLALLEPPIARAETLMDRVTDRIG
- a CDS encoding QsdR family transcriptional regulator gives rise to the protein MSRVISYSDAYIAARRQFMASGDVDMKALAEELIVGRATLYRVVGSRDRLLGRIVADLAAVTQSQAVEAASAEHPPSVERIVQAAYRMNSDVVAFRPLRQLVSNDPETAFRVLFTEVGGVHAASVASWAALMDATARDGGFELPRDTDRLAYMFVRIGESMIFADLLHSHEPDLELARDLHRALLTLPA
- a CDS encoding MarR family winged helix-turn-helix transcriptional regulator, with amino-acid sequence MSNTTTETRWLTAEEQASWRAFVTAITMLSRQLNAEMLSAHDLSMDDYAILAMLSEAPEGRLRFGELADVLRVAKAHITYRFRRLEERGLVERQACATDARGAYAALTADGRARIEVAAPTHVESVRRHLLDHLTPEQLHVVGEAMTAVVEAECAETPHRH
- a CDS encoding ABC transporter ATP-binding protein, encoding MNPLLRLWQHATGHRRRIVFAALTSVLNKLMDLAPPLLIGAAVDVVVRQDDSFLADAGIATVRGQVVALAVLSAVVWILESIFEYLYAVAWRTLAQRVQHDLRVEAFAHVMSLDQSVFADASTGSLMAILNDDINQLERFLDRGANEILQVAVTVIVIGGGFFVVAPDMAWWAVAPIPLILIGSMRFQRLLEPRYARVRERVGDLNATLAGALGGVATIKAFTAEPREIARVEEESQAYVDANDAAIRPSSAFIPLIRMAILFSFTAILVLGGFKAIDGTLEVGVYSVMVFVTQRLLWPLTGLGEVFDQYQRAMASTRRVLDLLYSSHEIVDGPRQLDRPVRGEVALRDVRFAYPDGGVVLDGVDLTVPAGEMHAIVGSTGAGKSTIARLLLRLYDVTGGAVAVDGVDVRELRVKDLREQFGLVSQDVFLFHGTVADNIAYGAPGASHEEIVRAAQLAEADEFVTALPQQYETVVGERGQKLSGGQRQRIAIARAILSDPPVLLLDEATSAVDNETEAAIQRSLAHVSKGRTTIVIAHRLSTIVAADRIHVLDRGRVAESGTHDELVAAGGRYAKLWAVQTGQPAVDLAS